In a genomic window of Bacillus sp. 2205SS5-2:
- a CDS encoding DUF2812 domain-containing protein, whose product MNKTVLKFRPNNYLEIGEHESWLADMAAKGLYLEKMGIIFAKFVKGEPENMRYRIDVSTKKSVDSDQIHKYAESGWDYVTSYGLFHVFSSPAELDAPELYSNPVEQAYTLKELDKNLALKAVISTFGMLLITALLSSIWFLDGTPYFFMVEGGAITHLIIIISFGYSSYTLLQAASSIRSLRKMMIEGKPIDHHAPWKKNHRLQAIIGFILTVLLGLGASIPLIQMAKVESKTLTETSFDLPIIRLADVEKNPALLREEASFMSGNVDRGNQYTYEWSPLAPVQYDTNENGVVPGEMWKDGSGEYTPSITSKVYQLRIPIMADHLISDLIKKYIHDDSEEFMETRHPEFDLLIVHENAKKKEVFAAKGKAVIHVRYYGYAELNSVIENIVEKINLLAD is encoded by the coding sequence ATGAATAAAACGGTCCTCAAATTTCGCCCCAATAATTATTTGGAAATCGGAGAGCATGAAAGCTGGTTGGCAGACATGGCAGCTAAGGGACTTTACCTCGAAAAGATGGGAATCATTTTTGCTAAGTTTGTGAAAGGTGAACCGGAGAATATGAGGTACAGAATTGATGTTTCCACCAAAAAGAGCGTCGATTCAGATCAAATACATAAGTATGCGGAAAGTGGTTGGGATTATGTAACGAGCTATGGTTTATTTCATGTGTTTTCATCACCCGCCGAGCTCGATGCACCAGAACTTTATTCAAATCCTGTCGAGCAAGCTTATACATTAAAGGAATTAGACAAGAATTTAGCTCTGAAGGCCGTTATCAGTACATTCGGAATGCTATTGATAACGGCGTTATTGTCTTCCATTTGGTTTCTTGACGGGACACCTTATTTCTTTATGGTGGAAGGAGGGGCTATAACACATCTAATAATAATCATTTCCTTTGGATACTCCTCCTATACTTTGCTACAAGCAGCCTCATCCATTCGTTCGTTGCGGAAAATGATGATCGAAGGAAAACCGATTGATCATCATGCTCCATGGAAGAAGAACCACCGATTACAAGCTATCATCGGATTTATTCTAACTGTATTGCTAGGGTTGGGTGCCAGCATCCCGTTGATACAGATGGCAAAGGTTGAATCGAAAACTTTGACCGAAACAAGCTTTGATCTGCCGATTATCAGATTAGCAGATGTCGAGAAGAATCCAGCTTTGCTACGAGAGGAAGCATCCTTTATGAGCGGAAATGTGGATCGTGGTAATCAATATACGTATGAGTGGAGTCCGTTAGCACCCGTGCAATATGACACCAACGAAAACGGCGTGGTTCCAGGAGAAATGTGGAAGGACGGGAGCGGTGAATATACACCATCCATTACATCAAAGGTTTATCAGCTGAGAATACCTATTATGGCGGATCATTTGATTTCCGATTTAATCAAGAAATATATACATGATGACAGTGAAGAATTTATGGAAACAAGGCATCCAGAATTTGATCTTTTAATCGTTCATGAGAACGCTAAGAAGAAAGAAGTTTTTGCTGCAAAAGGAAAAGCCGTCATCCATGTTCGTTATTATGGCTATGCAGAACTCAATTCAGTGATTGAAAACATCGTTGAGAAGATTAATTTACTAGCAGATTAG